A window from Syntrophales bacterium encodes these proteins:
- a CDS encoding TIGR02646 family protein, translating to MKHVRKAGMPSSYYVWRRQVCGSANEDYRCLQNPEKRHLHQTLLQEQGWLCAYTMRRVDERNSHIEHIKPENLCRAERIGSDLDYDNLIACFPCIGMGRRYRYGAQEKGNWWENDGAEFISPLHPSCERHFCFDLEGNIKPAGNDHAAITTINVLCLDHPSLTDDRRRVIQEFVYGEAGVDPISKAQAQRAMGKICSLDASGRFYEFCIAIYHALQEHVDHLNRIAVRRRFKGIR from the coding sequence ATGAAGCATGTGAGAAAGGCAGGTATGCCTAGTAGCTATTATGTTTGGCGTAGACAAGTATGTGGTAGTGCAAATGAAGACTATCGATGCTTACAGAATCCTGAAAAAAGGCATCTCCATCAAACTTTGTTACAGGAGCAGGGTTGGCTATGTGCCTACACTATGCGGAGGGTTGATGAACGTAACTCTCACATCGAACATATTAAGCCCGAGAACCTTTGTAGAGCTGAACGAATTGGGTCCGACCTTGATTATGACAACTTGATTGCCTGTTTTCCATGCATAGGGATGGGCAGACGTTATCGCTATGGCGCTCAAGAGAAGGGTAACTGGTGGGAAAACGATGGCGCAGAATTCATCTCGCCGTTACATCCAAGTTGCGAAAGGCATTTTTGCTTCGACTTGGAAGGAAATATTAAACCTGCTGGCAATGATCATGCTGCTATAACTACTATAAACGTACTTTGTCTTGATCACCCCAGCCTAACTGATGATCGAAGACGTGTAATTCAGGAATTCGTCTATGGCGAAGCAGGTGTCGATCCTATTTCAAAAGCTCAGGCCCAGCGTGCCATGGGTAAGATTTGTAGTTTAGATGCCTCTGGACGTTTTTACGAATTCTGTATCGCTATATATCATGCACTTCAAGAGCATGTGGACCACCTTAACAGAATTGCCGTACGCAGACGCTTTAAAGGGATCAGATAA
- a CDS encoding restriction endonuclease subunit S has translation MDDNRPYLGLEHIEPGTGRLAEGTFGPTEPEEFSVTSGESLCNTFEPGDVLFGKLRPYLTKAWIAEFSGRCTTEFLVMQPVNFNSRFLQYICLSPGFIDAVNASTYGSKMPRADWNFIGNMPVPLPALDKQNIIADYLDKEILKLDDMLDAKKRLLDLLEEKRRSLITRAVTRGLNSSAQMRDSGVEWLGPIPKYWKTKRVKYLFRLITEPAPPDNNFELLSLYTEVGVLPRKDIEARGNKATTTDNYWLVKPGDLVVNKLLAWMGAFGVSNYEGVTSPAYDILRKLNGVNSIYYHHLFRCGICFPEFRRRSTGIMDMRLRLYFDQFGDMRVPVPPENDQYAIVRYIQQETAKLDSLRNAAEKTIGLLNERRSALISAAVTGKLEVN, from the coding sequence ATGGACGACAATCGACCATATCTTGGTTTGGAACATATTGAGCCAGGCACTGGTCGACTTGCGGAGGGGACATTTGGCCCAACTGAGCCGGAGGAGTTTTCAGTAACATCAGGAGAATCTCTCTGCAATACTTTTGAGCCGGGCGATGTGCTTTTTGGAAAGCTGAGACCATACCTCACTAAAGCTTGGATCGCTGAATTTTCTGGCCGCTGCACCACGGAGTTTCTCGTTATGCAACCAGTAAATTTTAACTCACGATTTCTTCAATATATCTGCCTGTCTCCCGGATTTATTGATGCGGTAAATGCTTCAACCTATGGCTCGAAAATGCCAAGGGCGGATTGGAATTTTATCGGGAACATGCCGGTACCATTACCAGCATTAGATAAGCAAAATATCATCGCGGATTATCTCGACAAAGAGATATTAAAGCTGGATGATATGTTAGATGCAAAGAAGCGGCTTTTGGATTTGCTGGAAGAGAAACGACGTTCTCTCATTACTCGTGCTGTTACCCGTGGGTTGAACTCCAGTGCTCAAATGAGGGATTCTGGGGTTGAGTGGTTGGGACCAATTCCAAAATATTGGAAAACAAAACGAGTCAAATACTTATTTCGTCTCATTACAGAACCAGCTCCACCTGATAACAATTTTGAGTTGCTCTCACTTTATACGGAGGTAGGTGTACTTCCACGAAAAGATATAGAGGCAAGAGGTAATAAGGCTACAACAACTGATAATTACTGGCTTGTAAAACCTGGAGATTTGGTTGTAAACAAACTTCTTGCTTGGATGGGTGCATTTGGAGTGTCCAACTATGAAGGTGTAACAAGCCCTGCCTACGATATTCTCAGGAAACTTAATGGAGTCAACTCAATTTATTACCACCACCTATTCAGATGTGGAATATGTTTCCCTGAGTTTCGCCGCAGATCAACAGGGATTATGGATATGCGTCTAAGATTATATTTTGATCAATTCGGCGATATGCGAGTTCCTGTCCCACCCGAGAACGACCAATATGCGATTGTTCGGTATATACAGCAAGAAACTGCAAAGCTCGATAGTTTGCGAAATGCAGCAGAGAAGACCATAGGCTTGTTGAATGAGCGTCGATCGGCTCTTATCTCTGCTGCCGTTACCGGCAAACTGGAGGTCAACTAA
- a CDS encoding AAA family ATPase, protein MRIKNLQVANLRSFDQAKFDFQEGMNLLVGVNGVGKTTVLDALCICLSRILPNVTASRSRPLPFVEDDIRVHSNFMTVNCSFKFQGTDFTYLVHKNRESSVPRDSDKPREQVWETPDKEDFQPPLPSSFKELKKEKEQPLGIFFSTRRSLVSDASPSTASAAGRQAAAFADALSRRELRLQEIAYWIRAQEAQGAELPLVLKHLVALKRAAKCFLPECDNLRADKSPKPRLLVDKAGKTLDLRQLSDGERGMFALVLDLAQRLSQANPKLEDPVKNGSAIVLIDEIDLHLHPKWQRSVVMQLTETFPNCQFIATTHSPQIVAAVEPEQVLLFKGSDIIRPDRTLGMDTNWILRFLMETDDRPSDASKAILDVEALIRESNFKNARLLIDAKRNAGLDLPEWSVLEARMARMELLAE, encoded by the coding sequence ATGAGAATAAAGAATCTTCAGGTAGCTAACCTTAGGTCATTCGATCAGGCTAAATTTGATTTTCAAGAGGGCATGAACCTATTGGTTGGAGTAAACGGCGTCGGCAAAACTACCGTGCTCGATGCTTTGTGCATCTGCCTATCAAGAATCCTTCCTAATGTTACAGCATCACGCAGTCGCCCTCTTCCTTTCGTTGAAGACGATATTCGCGTTCATTCGAACTTCATGACAGTCAATTGTTCATTTAAATTTCAAGGCACAGATTTTACATATCTCGTACATAAAAACCGGGAAAGTAGTGTGCCAAGAGATTCTGACAAGCCTCGTGAACAGGTTTGGGAAACACCAGACAAGGAAGACTTTCAGCCACCATTACCCAGCTCCTTTAAGGAACTTAAAAAAGAGAAAGAACAGCCATTGGGGATTTTTTTTTCGACACGACGCTCCTTGGTGTCTGATGCGTCACCATCAACGGCAAGTGCTGCTGGTCGTCAAGCCGCTGCATTTGCTGATGCACTTTCACGACGTGAACTTCGACTTCAAGAAATAGCATATTGGATCCGAGCACAGGAAGCACAAGGCGCTGAACTTCCTCTGGTGTTAAAACACCTCGTGGCACTAAAACGTGCCGCAAAATGTTTTTTACCGGAATGTGATAACCTACGGGCTGATAAATCACCAAAACCGCGACTTCTCGTGGACAAGGCAGGAAAGACACTGGATCTACGCCAACTTTCTGATGGAGAACGAGGTATGTTCGCATTGGTTCTTGACTTAGCCCAGCGTCTTTCACAGGCTAATCCCAAACTTGAAGATCCTGTCAAAAATGGCTCTGCCATAGTGCTGATTGATGAGATTGACCTGCACCTACACCCAAAATGGCAGCGGTCAGTTGTCATGCAGCTAACAGAGACTTTCCCAAACTGCCAGTTCATAGCAACTACGCACTCGCCACAAATAGTAGCAGCTGTTGAGCCAGAGCAGGTCTTGTTATTTAAAGGAAGTGACATCATTCGGCCTGACCGCACTTTAGGCATGGATACGAACTGGATATTACGATTCTTAATGGAGACAGATGACCGACCGAGTGATGCTTCTAAAGCAATATTAGACGTCGAAGCACTGATAAGGGAAAGCAATTTCAAAAATGCACGTCTATTAATTGACGCTAAAAGGAATGCTGGGCTTGATCTTCCTGAATGGTCTGTTCTAGAGGCCCGAATGGCACGAATGGAGCTGTTAGCAGAATGA
- a CDS encoding type I restriction-modification system subunit M codes for MSNHQEHSNLIWQIADLLRGPYRPPQYERVMLPLTILRRFDCVLSLSKDSVLRKYEQVKDKQKDDALDSVLNKAAGQKFHNHSPLTFEKLKGDPDNIDNHLVSFINGFSANVRRIFEYFEFTTEIEKMREANILYLVISKFCEVDLHPDKVPNEEMGLIFENLIRRFNELANETAGDHFTPREVIRLMVSILFIHDDQLLATPGTVRKLLDPACGTGGMLAEAQNYLRAYHHEARLYVYGQDYNKRAYATAASDMLIKQVDHNGGGDNIRFGDSFTEDQFSDEKFDYFLTNPPFGVDWKKQQKEIQREHEKLGYGGRFGAGLPRVNDGSLLFLQHMVSKFEPVHPEQLKQGSRLAIVFSGSPLFTGGAGSGESNIRKWIIENDWLEAIIALPEQMFYNTGIGTYIWIVTNRKAEHRKGRIQLFDARNIYVPLRKNLGDKKRMIGNGEDGTPDQIHDIVKAYGTMEEWRLVEWTDKLGRRVNLKLIPPNTAAPEVPAEQNVDVNDISKVFDINEFGYTRVTVERPLRLRYQMTLDDKARFLDACPHLLDDVQAIDKALGREPLPDWNIIRQRLQDVLQECRSKWKAPELKLFRDVFTQRDPNAEPVFQGGCNEGFEPDSELRDFENIPLKDDIDEYFCREVVPHVPDAWMDRSKDKVGYEINFNRHFYRFTTPRDLNVIDADLKQAEEKIMKLLREVTS; via the coding sequence AGGACAAACAGAAGGATGATGCGCTTGACAGCGTTCTAAACAAGGCCGCCGGCCAGAAATTCCATAATCACTCTCCCCTCACCTTTGAGAAGCTGAAGGGTGATCCGGACAACATCGATAATCACCTGGTCAGTTTTATCAATGGTTTCTCCGCAAATGTCCGACGCATTTTCGAATACTTCGAGTTTACAACCGAAATTGAAAAAATGCGCGAAGCAAATATCCTCTATCTTGTCATCTCTAAGTTCTGCGAAGTGGACCTCCATCCGGACAAGGTGCCCAATGAGGAAATGGGCCTCATTTTCGAGAACCTTATCCGCAGATTCAACGAATTGGCCAATGAAACTGCCGGGGACCACTTCACCCCGCGCGAAGTCATCCGGCTGATGGTCAGCATACTGTTTATCCATGATGATCAGCTTCTCGCCACTCCTGGTACAGTACGCAAACTACTCGACCCCGCTTGTGGTACTGGAGGTATGTTAGCAGAGGCCCAAAACTACCTCCGCGCCTATCATCATGAGGCGAGACTGTATGTCTATGGTCAGGATTACAATAAACGTGCATATGCCACGGCTGCTTCCGACATGCTCATTAAGCAGGTGGATCACAACGGAGGCGGGGACAACATCCGATTTGGTGACTCGTTTACCGAGGATCAATTCTCCGATGAGAAATTTGATTATTTCCTCACCAACCCGCCATTTGGTGTGGATTGGAAGAAGCAGCAAAAAGAAATCCAGAGGGAACATGAAAAATTAGGATATGGGGGGCGTTTCGGCGCTGGATTACCGCGAGTCAATGACGGCTCTCTGCTTTTCCTTCAGCATATGGTTAGCAAATTCGAACCGGTGCATCCTGAGCAGCTCAAGCAAGGATCTCGACTTGCCATAGTGTTCAGCGGTTCCCCCCTCTTTACTGGTGGCGCAGGTTCCGGTGAAAGCAATATACGCAAGTGGATTATCGAAAATGACTGGCTGGAGGCAATCATTGCCCTGCCTGAGCAAATGTTCTACAACACAGGTATCGGCACATACATTTGGATCGTAACCAACCGTAAGGCGGAACACCGTAAGGGTAGGATCCAACTGTTTGACGCGCGAAACATCTACGTACCGCTACGTAAAAACCTGGGCGACAAAAAACGCATGATCGGTAATGGTGAAGATGGAACGCCGGACCAAATCCACGACATCGTTAAGGCATATGGAACTATGGAGGAATGGCGGCTCGTGGAATGGACGGATAAGCTGGGAAGGCGTGTTAATTTAAAACTCATTCCACCGAATACAGCCGCACCAGAGGTGCCTGCAGAGCAAAATGTTGATGTTAATGACATATCAAAGGTTTTTGATATAAACGAATTTGGCTACACACGCGTTACCGTCGAACGCCCCCTGCGATTACGTTATCAGATGACTCTTGATGACAAGGCCCGATTCCTTGACGCGTGCCCACACCTACTTGACGATGTGCAGGCAATCGACAAAGCACTTGGTCGTGAACCGCTGCCTGACTGGAATATAATTCGACAGCGCCTCCAAGATGTTCTGCAGGAATGTCGATCCAAGTGGAAGGCACCTGAGCTCAAACTCTTCAGAGATGTGTTCACCCAGAGAGACCCGAACGCAGAACCAGTATTTCAGGGAGGCTGCAATGAGGGTTTCGAACCTGACAGTGAATTACGTGATTTCGAGAATATTCCCCTCAAGGATGATATTGATGAGTATTTCTGCCGTGAAGTTGTTCCCCATGTACCCGATGCCTGGATGGACCGCAGTAAGGACAAGGTGGGTTATGAAATCAACTTTAATCGTCATTTCTATCGTTTCACTACACCTCGTGACCTCAATGTCATTGATGCCGATTTGAAGCAAGCTGAGGAGAAAATTATGAAGCTTCTAAGAGAGGTGACGTCGTGA